In the genome of Piliocolobus tephrosceles isolate RC106 chromosome 20, ASM277652v3, whole genome shotgun sequence, one region contains:
- the LOC111548093 gene encoding tyrosine-protein phosphatase non-receptor type substrate 1-like isoform X1, with the protein MLRRLGEVPAPELCRAVLRRRAGQPFISLTGPSQRTSPGDSVPFNCTAGPFNSKAFSRDFNVTWLKDSDEHPASAQRLVPDNEGNDFITSKAWVTLTRQDVSSEITCEVTHRTLVEPLKTTMNLSQVLRVVPTLKITTETSGTRVRVQDRVNLTCHVLHFYPAHLRLTWMENRRMIQTLVSPQATRNRDGTYSLEHTWQAEVTPEEREFACWVVHDEQPPLKANVTLQGQVHRQGKGRSVQPYKLQGPLQRSEPGTRIRLTYTSSGFATHQVTVTWLKNKHELPNPQTSVQYSGHTYNVTSSVLVLLTNDDVFSHVICHVEQKLTLFFQKTIGLDQYLREPMVVVWRHLTLPSSPRAPPQLPRFQHPESSILRPCSFLREIPILSWCAERERLSSVPPTVTVFQSPTFSSLVAVTCLVQRFYPQNVHLTWLEDCHTLKGTEQPTFKKNGDGSYTLENLLLVNASVQGPERVLTCMVEHEGQPPKRANLILSTTAHTTYKPIGSTGPEMPALIFVVFLLGLKVLLVMSFTATYICRRWNL; encoded by the exons ATGCTGCGAAGACTTGGGGAGGTTCCTGCTCCAGAGCTCTGCAGGGCTGTCCTTAGGAGGAGGG CTGGACAGCCCTTCATCTCTCTGACTGGTCCATCTCAGAGGACAAGCCCTGGAGACTCGGTACCTTTCAACTGTACTGCTGGCCCCTTCAACTCCAAGGCCTTCTCCCGGGACTTCAATGTTACCTGGTTGAAGGACAGTGATGAACATCCAGCCTCAGCTCAGCGCCTGGTGCCTGACAATGAAGGCAATGACTTCATCACCAGCAAGGCTTGGGTGACACTGACCCGACAGGATGTCTCATCTGAGATCACCTGCGAAGTCACCCACAGGACCCTGGTAGAGCCCCTGAAAACAACCATGAATCTCTCCCAAGTGCTCCGAG TTGTCCCCACCCTGAAGATCACCACTGAAACCTCTGGGACCCGTGTACGTGTGCAAGACAGAGTGAATCTCACCTGCCACGTCCTCCACTTCTATCCCGCCCACCTGCGACTCACCTGGATGGAGAACAGGCGCATGATCCAGACCCTAGTGTCCCCTCAGGCCACCAGAAATCGAGATGGGACATACTCTCTGGAGCACACGTGGCAGGCAGAGGTCACGCCGGAGGAGCGTGAGTTTGCTTGCTGGGTTGTCCACGATGAGCAGCCCCCGCTCAAGGCCAATGTCACCCTGCAAGGCCAGGTGCACAGGCAGGGGAAAG GCCGGAGTGTGCAGCCTTACAAGTTGCAAGGCCCCCTTCAGCGATCTGAGCCCGGCACAAGGATCCGATTGACCTACACGTCCTCAGGGTTCGCAACACACCAGGTTACTGTGACCTGGCTTAAAAACAAACACGAGCTCCCAAACCCCCAGACCAGCGTCCAGTACAGTGGACACACCTACAATGTGACCAGCAGTGTGCTTGTCCTGCTGACGAATGATGATGTATTCTCCCACGTCATTTGCCATGTTGAGCAGAAGTTGACGCTGTTTTTCCAGAAAACCATTGGCCTGGACCAGTACCTCCGGG AACCCATGGTAGTTGTGTGGAGGCACCTTACCTTGCCCTCTTCTCCACGGGCACCACCCCAGTTACCAAGATTTCAACACCCGGAGTCCTCCATTCTCAGGCCTTGCTCTTTTCTTCGTGAGATCCCTATCCTCTCCTGGTGTGCTGAAAGGGAAAGACTAAGTTCAG TTCCCCCTACAGTGACAGTGTTCCAGTCTCCCACCTTCTCCAGCTTGGTGGCCGTTACTTGCCTTGTGCAAAGATTCTATCCACAAAATGTGCACCTCACCTGGCTAGAGGATTGCCATACACTCAAAGGCACTGAGCAACCGACATTCAAGAAGAATGGTGATGGGTCCTACACCCTGGAAAACCTGCTGCTGGTGAATGCATCAGTGCAGGGGCCTGAGCGGGTGCTTACCTGCATGGTGGAACATGAAGGACAGCCTCCCAAACGGGCCAACCTCATACTGTCCACAACAGCCCACACCACTTATAAGCCCATTGGGAGCACAG GTCCAGAGATGCCTGCCCTTATCTTTGTggttttcctcctgggcctcaagGTGCTACTGGTGATGAGTTTCACAGCGACCTACATCTGCAGGAGGTGGAACCTGTGA
- the LOC111548093 gene encoding tyrosine-protein phosphatase non-receptor type substrate 1-like isoform X2 → MLRRLGEVPAPELCRAVLRRRAGQPFISLTGPSQRTSPGDSVPFNCTAGPFNSKAFSRDFNVTWLKDSDEHPASAQRLVPDNEGNDFITSKAWVTLTRQDVSSEITCEVTHRTLVEPLKTTMNLSQVLRVVPTLKITTETSGTRVRVQDRVNLTCHVLHFYPAHLRLTWMENRRMIQTLVSPQATRNRDGTYSLEHTWQAEVTPEEREFACWVVHDEQPPLKANVTLQGQVHRQGKGRSVQPYKLQGPLQRSEPGTRIRLTYTSSGFATHQVTVTWLKNKHELPNPQTSVQYSGHTYNVTSSVLVLLTNDDVFSHVICHVEQKLTLFFQKTIGLDQYLRVPPTVTVFQSPTFSSLVAVTCLVQRFYPQNVHLTWLEDCHTLKGTEQPTFKKNGDGSYTLENLLLVNASVQGPERVLTCMVEHEGQPPKRANLILSTTAHTTYKPIGSTGPEMPALIFVVFLLGLKVLLVMSFTATYICRRWNL, encoded by the exons ATGCTGCGAAGACTTGGGGAGGTTCCTGCTCCAGAGCTCTGCAGGGCTGTCCTTAGGAGGAGGG CTGGACAGCCCTTCATCTCTCTGACTGGTCCATCTCAGAGGACAAGCCCTGGAGACTCGGTACCTTTCAACTGTACTGCTGGCCCCTTCAACTCCAAGGCCTTCTCCCGGGACTTCAATGTTACCTGGTTGAAGGACAGTGATGAACATCCAGCCTCAGCTCAGCGCCTGGTGCCTGACAATGAAGGCAATGACTTCATCACCAGCAAGGCTTGGGTGACACTGACCCGACAGGATGTCTCATCTGAGATCACCTGCGAAGTCACCCACAGGACCCTGGTAGAGCCCCTGAAAACAACCATGAATCTCTCCCAAGTGCTCCGAG TTGTCCCCACCCTGAAGATCACCACTGAAACCTCTGGGACCCGTGTACGTGTGCAAGACAGAGTGAATCTCACCTGCCACGTCCTCCACTTCTATCCCGCCCACCTGCGACTCACCTGGATGGAGAACAGGCGCATGATCCAGACCCTAGTGTCCCCTCAGGCCACCAGAAATCGAGATGGGACATACTCTCTGGAGCACACGTGGCAGGCAGAGGTCACGCCGGAGGAGCGTGAGTTTGCTTGCTGGGTTGTCCACGATGAGCAGCCCCCGCTCAAGGCCAATGTCACCCTGCAAGGCCAGGTGCACAGGCAGGGGAAAG GCCGGAGTGTGCAGCCTTACAAGTTGCAAGGCCCCCTTCAGCGATCTGAGCCCGGCACAAGGATCCGATTGACCTACACGTCCTCAGGGTTCGCAACACACCAGGTTACTGTGACCTGGCTTAAAAACAAACACGAGCTCCCAAACCCCCAGACCAGCGTCCAGTACAGTGGACACACCTACAATGTGACCAGCAGTGTGCTTGTCCTGCTGACGAATGATGATGTATTCTCCCACGTCATTTGCCATGTTGAGCAGAAGTTGACGCTGTTTTTCCAGAAAACCATTGGCCTGGACCAGTACCTCCGGG TTCCCCCTACAGTGACAGTGTTCCAGTCTCCCACCTTCTCCAGCTTGGTGGCCGTTACTTGCCTTGTGCAAAGATTCTATCCACAAAATGTGCACCTCACCTGGCTAGAGGATTGCCATACACTCAAAGGCACTGAGCAACCGACATTCAAGAAGAATGGTGATGGGTCCTACACCCTGGAAAACCTGCTGCTGGTGAATGCATCAGTGCAGGGGCCTGAGCGGGTGCTTACCTGCATGGTGGAACATGAAGGACAGCCTCCCAAACGGGCCAACCTCATACTGTCCACAACAGCCCACACCACTTATAAGCCCATTGGGAGCACAG GTCCAGAGATGCCTGCCCTTATCTTTGTggttttcctcctgggcctcaagGTGCTACTGGTGATGAGTTTCACAGCGACCTACATCTGCAGGAGGTGGAACCTGTGA